The DNA window CAGGCGCTCCCCGGGGCCAAGATGGCCTCCTCCGGTCGCGACTGGCGCACGAACCCCCGCACCCAGATCAAATGGGGCCTCGGATACATCAAACAGCGGTACGGCACGCCGTGCGGCGCGTGGGGACACTTCCTCTCCCACAACTGGTACTGACCCAAACCCCAGGCTTGTCCGCTCTTTGCGGCAAGACCCCGTCAGCACCGCGACCGGCCCGGCAACGGCGGTCCAGCGAGGCCGCCTTTTATCCGCAACGATCACACAAAGGACTGTCCTTCGCGTGTCCCGATGTATGACCCGTGGTGACACCGCGTAATAGGAATCGTGCTAAAGGACACGTCGCGGTGCCCTCCGGGCCGCCCAGCAGGATCGGGCGGAACAGGATCCCGGAGAGCCGGCGGACCCCTTCGCGTGCGCGCCACGTACGCGGAGCGGCAGGGCGCCCCCTTCGGCGGGGCGCCCGTCCGCGCGCGGCCCGGAAGCAAGGATCACCTTGGACAGCAAACGCGCGCGCGGCGGCACGATCATCGGCCTGACCGCGTTCACCGCGCCCGTCATCGTGCTCAGCACGATCACCGCACCCACGGCCTGGGCGGAGGCGGCGGAGTCGCCGATCCCGATCAGGACCAGGACGTGGACGACATCCGCGCAACCCAGGATCCCGGCCGTCGTGCCGGCCAACAAGAACAAGCGGATCGCCCTCGGCCACGTCGTCCAGCGATCGTGGAACCTCAGGGAATTCCGCTGCCTGGACCAGCTCTGGACCAGGGAGAGCAACTGGAACCATCACGCCTACAACCGCTCGTCCGGCGCGTACGGCATCCCGCAGGCGTTGCCCGGGGGCAAGATGAGCGGCGCCGGCCGCGACTGGCGGTCGAACCCGGAGACGCAGATCCGCTGGGGCCTCGCCTACATCAAGGGACGCTACGGCAGGCCGTGCGGCGCATGGGGACACTGGAGGTCGCACAACTGGTATTGACGGCGACCGGGAGGGCGCCCGCTCACCGGACGCCCTCCCGGCCGGCCTGCCCGACCGCCGTGGCGCGGGCCGCTGCGGCCTGGATGAGCATGTCCAGCCCGAACTCGAACTCCTCCTCGTGATCGCACGTGCCGAGCAGCGACGCCATCGCCCCCACCTCGGGGAACAGCGCGGGATCCACGCCCGCCGACGGGACCGCGGGGGCGCTCCCGGGCGCGAACGCCGGCGTCACCCCGACCTCGCGCAGCAGCGACCCCACGATGTAGGCGATGAACACCCGCAGCATGCTGACCGCCTCGGCGCCGTCGAACCCGGCGCTGCGCAGCGTGGCCAGCGCCCGCTCGACCGGCAGCAGCCCGGCGGCGGAGTGGAGCTGCCTGCTGACCACCAGCATCGTCGAGCGCGGGTAGTGGCCGGCGATCTGCCGGAAGGCCCGCGCCTGCACGCGCACCCGGTCGCTCCAGTGGGCGCCGGGGTCGTCGGTGAACTCGATCTCGCTCAGCACCGCCTCGGCCACGCCGTTGAGCAGCGCGTCCTTGCTGGGCACGTGGTTGTAGAGGGACATCACGCCGACGCCCAGCTCGGCGGCGAGGCGGCGCATCGAGACCGCGTCGGCGCCCTCGCGCTCGATGAGGTCGATGGCGGCCGCGACGATCCTGGCCCGGGAGAGCGGCTTCGTGGGCATGGCTCATTCTATTGACCGCCGTACAGCGTACGTGCAACT is part of the Nonomuraea coxensis DSM 45129 genome and encodes:
- a CDS encoding transglycosylase SLT domain-containing protein; translation: MDSKRARGGTIIGLTAFTAPVIVLSTITAPTAWAEAAESPIPIRTRTWTTSAQPRIPAVVPANKNKRIALGHVVQRSWNLREFRCLDQLWTRESNWNHHAYNRSSGAYGIPQALPGGKMSGAGRDWRSNPETQIRWGLAYIKGRYGRPCGAWGHWRSHNWY
- a CDS encoding TetR/AcrR family transcriptional regulator codes for the protein MPTKPLSRARIVAAAIDLIEREGADAVSMRRLAAELGVGVMSLYNHVPSKDALLNGVAEAVLSEIEFTDDPGAHWSDRVRVQARAFRQIAGHYPRSTMLVVSRQLHSAAGLLPVERALATLRSAGFDGAEAVSMLRVFIAYIVGSLLREVGVTPAFAPGSAPAVPSAGVDPALFPEVGAMASLLGTCDHEEEFEFGLDMLIQAAAARATAVGQAGREGVR